The following is a genomic window from Pseudanabaena galeata CCNP1313.
GTTTACAAGGGCAAATGAAACGATTGTCAAAGCGAATATGCAGCGCGTAACCAAGCAAAGCATTGTTTCGCAAGAGCAATCCGCTTAGGGAAAAGAGTAAAGGGCTAACAAAGTCCTCACAAAGAAGAAGCGAGAAGCAGGCGAAAACCAATGTAGTTGACCTGCTTCTGCGCGATGTCCCCGTCGCGATAGGCAGCACGACAACGCCTAGCAACGCTATTCCAAGAACCACCGCGCAGTAGACGAGAAAGATAACGATTATCGATATCATTTACATTCATGCCGCCATAGGGTTCACTGCCATTATTTTTTAAGCTACTAGATTTTTCGCTGTAACTATCAAAATATTGATCCAAACACCATTCCCACACATTCCCATGCATCTGATGTAATCCCCATGCATTAGGCGAAAAACTATTCACATCAAAGGTTTGTTGGTGATAGTGGTTATAGTTGACTAAACTAGGCGTAATCGTCTCACCAAAATGAAATGGCGTGGTTGTGCCAGCACGACAGGCATATTCCCATTCCGCCTCTGTCGGCAAGCGATAGGTTCCACGATTAGCAGGTAGAGTGGCTGTTAATCTCTTACAAAACTCCCTCGCTTCATGCCACCTCACATAAATCATCGGACGATTATCGCTTTTAAACTTCGTATCAGCACTCTCGTCAAACTCATGGGTAAACTTACCCATCACCGCCAGCCATTGCGCCTGTGTCACTGCATAGCGACTCATATAGAAGTCCTGCGGAAAGTTCACCTCATGCTGCAATTCACGATCCTCTCTCTCTTCCTCACTACTTGGCGATCCCATCGTAAACTTCCCTTTGGGGATTAGCGCCATTTCTAACGGTACGGCTCCATTGGGCAGATTCAGAGCTTCCGTAAAAGCCTTCGGTTTCAGATTTTCACAAGCCACGATCGCTAAAGGAGTCGTCACTACCAGACCAATCATAAACTTGCGTCTAGTCAAACCACTCATGCCACCAACTCCTATATCAAAAGTTAATTGTGATTATATCAGGCGATCGCGTTTTGTGAAGATGAGATTGAAGAGGCGATCGCACCAATAATCTATCTTCTAAAGGCGATCGCTATTACTGTGAGTCGTGATTTTTAGGCGATCGCCTAAGAAGATAAATAATGATTCCCACTTCTTGATTTTAGAATTTTATTTCTAGATTGTTTAAGAACCAGTCAAAACGGAAAAATGCTTGTCAGCATATTGAATAAATCTAAGCAAAAGGATCAGCGAAGTAAAAGCTTCTTCTTCTCCGATATTTACACTTGCTCCATGAGCAGCATCATCTCGCCAATACTTTAATAATTCACTATACTTACGAAAATCAGCTTGAATAAATTGATTAAGCTGACCAATGAGGAAATTTTCAATGAGATTTCGACCTCGACTTGAGTTGTATTTGTTAAGAATATCTTGCTCATTTCCACTTTTCTTGATCGCAAGAGCTAGTAAGACTGATTCGTATGTTGCTCCACACATCACGCAACAAGCAAAATAGTTTTGTGAACGATAGCAACTCAGTGCTTCTTGGCTACGCGATTGATAACCCTGACCAAATACACGATCTCGATTACTTAAAAGTTTAGAGAACCTTCCATGTTCTGATGGTATACATTCATTTATGTCATACTTTGAGATCCATTCTTTTCCGAAGCTTGTAAGTAAAAATTTTGCATAAAAGTTCTTGGGAAATTGAAGATCTTCTGCCTTGTCAAGAGGTGCAGGTCGAAGAATACCTCTTGAACAAAAATGCCAAGCCGCATCATAGAAAGCTTCTGCGTCAGTTTCAGTATCATAATTTGTGCAGACAAAATAACCCAATTGAGTATCCCAATCCTTAGGTTTGTGTTTTTCAAGATAATCTTCTATTACTTTATCTATGTTAATAACTTGATGATTAATGCTGCTATTAAGAGTTACGTAGCTTACAATTTGTTTACAAGCATCTTCCTCAGTGAAATTTTGTGTGATATCAGCAAGTTTAAGTTTTGTCATAAATATCAATTTTATTTGGATGTAGGCTTTCACAAGATATTTTTTCACGATAATTGTACTTTTGAACAACTGTCAAGTTACTGCGACGACTTTCTCCGATGAAGTGCGAACACCTCTTGTCAAAATGTAAATGATTTTAGATCCCCAACAGTCAATTAAATCAAAGTGCTTTCCTACAAGCCTTATAGCCTCGTTAAAAAACTGTCTGAAGTATTGATAATTAAAGGCAAAAAATATTTCATGAAAAAATCTGTTCTAATTATATTTCTCAGTCTAACTTTGAGTGTTTCTGTAGTAATTGGTATAATCAATATATTTCTTGAGGAAAGTGTATCAAGTAATGAAGTACTTCGAGAGATTGACACTGTGTGTGGAGATACTTGGTGTGCAGGAGATTTTAACTTTAAGTTTCATCGTCTTGAATTTATCGATGGCAAAGCAAAGCTCTATTTCGCAACATTTCCTCACAGTTCAAATGCGGAAAAGACCCAAGTAGAATACATTTGTGAACTTTCTGGATTTGGCTCCCCCCTTAAAACAGCCTATCGAGTAAATAAATTTATTTTGTTAAGAGATGAATTTTACTCAGCTCTGAACTTGTGCATTAATGAAAAAATAAAGAATTTATGAGGATTCTACGACATCCTTAAAGGTCAACTTTTTCGCAAACAAGATAAGGATGAAATATGTATTTTCTAGTTGATATTCTTGCAATACTTTGAAGAATTTCAAGAATTTATCGTATAATTCCATGCAGAGCTAATATTTTATCCTTTCTTTAAATTGTCATTAGCTTTTAAGACAACAGCCAACTAAATCAAAGTATCAATCTACAAACCTGATAGCCTCGTTAAAAAATTGTCCGAAGTATTGGTATATATTGAGAAATAGAATCAAAAAATGTTTAAACAATTTATTTCACGACCTATATGGTCATTGTTGCTTTTTTTCGTAATTACAATTGCTATTTGGGTTGGGGGGAAATTCTACTCGCCATCTATTGTTGATGCAAAGCCCTATCAAGGTGGTCAAGTTGAGCTAAGTGAAAATGGGAATCTAGTAATTGCTGAAGGATTGGTAACTCATAGTGGTAATAGTCGTCAAGGAATAAGGTTTTTGACTATAAAAGGTCAACAAGGAGAGTTTGGAACTACATTTTTTCCTTCACTTGGCAAGCTTCCATTTACTCCAAGAATAGGAGATTATATTGTTATTACAGGTTTACTAGGAAAATATCAGAATAAACCTCAAATTTCGCCACTTTCGTCTCTGTCAATTAGTCTCAAGGAATCGTCTAATACATTTCCATCCGTAACTATTGATCAACTGAGTAGCTACATGGATCAGACTGTTTGGATAGAAAATGTCAATGTAATATCTGTTAAACAATTTATATCCAAAAAAGGAAAGAAAATGCTAAGATTTGAAATTGGCGATGCGAAAGGACTAAATGTAGACGGCATATTTTTTGAGGGTG
Proteins encoded in this region:
- a CDS encoding formylglycine-generating enzyme family protein; amino-acid sequence: MSGLTRRKFMIGLVVTTPLAIVACENLKPKAFTEALNLPNGAVPLEMALIPKGKFTMGSPSSEEEREDRELQHEVNFPQDFYMSRYAVTQAQWLAVMGKFTHEFDESADTKFKSDNRPMIYVRWHEAREFCKRLTATLPANRGTYRLPTEAEWEYACRAGTTTPFHFGETITPSLVNYNHYHQQTFDVNSFSPNAWGLHQMHGNVWEWCLDQYFDSYSEKSSSLKNNGSEPYGGMNVNDIDNRYLSRLLRGGSWNSVARRCRAAYRDGDIAQKQVNYIGFRLLLASSL
- a CDS encoding single stranded DNA-binding domain-containing protein, whose product is MFKQFISRPIWSLLLFFVITIAIWVGGKFYSPSIVDAKPYQGGQVELSENGNLVIAEGLVTHSGNSRQGIRFLTIKGQQGEFGTTFFPSLGKLPFTPRIGDYIVITGLLGKYQNKPQISPLSSLSISLKESSNTFPSVTIDQLSSYMDQTVWIENVNVISVKQFISKKGKKMLRFEIGDAKGLNVDGIFFEGDWDDNTYQILSSKNTVRVLAKVSEFQNKLSLNGKNIEQK